The Augochlora pura isolate Apur16 chromosome 4, APUR_v2.2.1, whole genome shotgun sequence genome segment TAATGCAGACAAAGAGATCATAGAGAATTTAGATCTACAAGCATTCCCTGTTACAATAATGTATTCGAATGTACCACAGATACAGATGTCCattctgaaaattattgagaaGACTGGTGTCTCAGTGTGGAATGGAACAGCACTTTCAGACATTATGATGAAAATGCTCATTGTATCTGTTCCACATGTAAAGATAATGGTACTAAATATCTGCACAAAATTAATAGAGTCTTCTTTAATGAACAGAGGGGAAgtggaaaatttaatacttcactttattgaaattgtgaaaataattcctGCATGGTTGTCTTCACGTGAATTACAAGCAAATCAATTACATCAGTTTGTACAGATACTTACTCGATTTATTCAATCATCACCAATTTTTCCAAACAATATTGAATTGTGCTTTCAAATTGGACATCTGGTGGTTCAtgaattaatcaaatatagAGATAATGTGAAAGTTACAGAAAAACTGAAAGAGATAATTTGTCATAAAATTAAGCAGTATTTTACCAAGGAACCAAGAGTTTGTACTCTCTCTGAGgcaaaagaattcatttcatatttcgaGTACTACCCggatttcattattatttttaatcactgTATTCTCACCGAAATCAGACGCAATTTTAGTAAGAATAATTTAGTCAGTGAGTTTTGTGAACCATGGAAGCTTGTAAGAACTGAACTGATTTCTGCAGCAAAATCAGGAAAGTTAGAGAAATGTGTACACATTTTGAAAGCATCAGATATTTTACAGTGTTGGCTGAGGGAACTGAAATTATCAATGAATTTGTATGCAAATGACGACCTTGAtgatattttgcaaatattcatACAGAATTTGAGGTCAGGACAGTGCCAGCAGAGTAAAATTATCTTTGAGTGTTTTATACATATGGTGGGACATAATGAAGCAAACAAGGATGTTCTCCATAAGTTACTGGCACTACCCATCATTACACATACTGAAATGtctacagaaataattaataatcacgTGAAAGAGGCAGCAGAGTCCTTAGATATTGCAACGAAATTAAGATGCCTTGAAGCTTTTTGCGAATTTGGCAATGGAATGGAAGCattaaacatgttaaataattgtgtGTCAAGTGGTAGAACTGATTTAACAGTTGCAGCTGTGCAGTAAGTATTCTGTATTCAAGAGTTTGTCCACATTTGTAAGAATTTAATGTTTACAGAAATAGTGTGCTGCTTCTCAAAAACGGGGAAACTAAATTTGAAGATATTGCAAGATACATTCTTCAACCTGCATTGCagtcgaaaaaagaaaatgtccATGAAGAACTTGTAAATGTATTGGGTAAAACAAGTTGCTACTTATCTGGGCATGCAGACTTTGTCAGGTAATGTTTTGACCTTTCTTTTTAGAAGtacagattaataaatatattatactttcctTCTAGGGAAGCAGAcaatacaaaatggaaaatacaatgtaaatgTTGTACTGACAATGTTAAAAGCGATATAAATCCTTATGTCTATTATGTTTCAAACGAATATGACTGTCTTTTGAGTTCATATTTTAGCCTGTTATCATCAAAGTTTCATTCAGTGCGTTTATgcatttccaaaaatatattatcattttcgaatcatataaattcatttaataaacatGAAATTACAAAAGTGTGGTGTTTGTACATAGAAGACGAAAACTCCATAACTCGCTTTAATATTGCCACGGCAATCAAAGGAAtactaaataatgaaataaatgtagcAAAGAAGTCTGTTGTATCTATAGAATACGATGTACCTGCTTCATTGGATGAATTtgtcgatttaataattaatactatggCAAATGCACTTATGAAAGCTCTGGAAAATTCGAACCATGCGCTTCAGGAAACTGTACTACTTACAGCTAGAAATTTTGCAAGGTAAagtaaatttgaaacaatttaaatttcgataaaacgaattattaattaattattttcagtattcAGTTGTATACTGCCGAGAGACAAATTTTGAACTTATTTCTCATCTCTATACTATACTCTACATCATCTCCGGCCTCAGTAGCGTTTGCTACAACTGCCTATAGCAACTATGCTAAATTATTGAACGTTTCAACCAAAGTgttatatgttaaatataagaaagatTTTCTTAAGGTACATatacgaaaattataaattaaaatgtagtGATTTcctataatgttattaatttcaggTCATAATGCAATGTGCAgtacacaattttataaaatattcttacaaTGTGGCCACGTCGATACACCGTGTTGCGAAGTGCATTGGATACGAGGGTTCACGGCAATTATTACGCAAAGACGGTCATTATGCAGTTAgctttttactttctttcgGCGTTGATCCACCAAATGTAAAAACTCTATTGCGTGACATAGCGGAGTTAGTCAGTATGGATGAAAAacaaatgttaaaagaatacTTTCCTGTAAGTATATGAAGTGCAAAAATGATATCTATCCTGGCaacaatatagtaattattattacttttttcaGTACATCTGCAGTTacgcatttttaaatatgtctCTCGCTACTGCTGCAGAATGCTTAAGATTAGTGTCTAATATTACACAAATGAATTTATCTGTACTCACAAGACAATCATTTatggtaatatataaataagtctataaaaatagtatattattaaaattgaatattaatattttttacgaatataatttacaggGTATATTTGAggaatttatgttaaattttcatgaaTCTCCTGAGAAAGTAATTggattgttaaaaatcatttctgatTACGATAGCAGCtcggaaaaaaattatattacacataAAGGAATTGTAAGTTTACATCTCcagtaatatttacaataaaagtttgtaatataatacaaaaataaattaaaatgtttgcaGAAATCTTATTTGAATTTACGTTTGCACGGTATACTAGTAAATTTTGACATTAAACTTGGTTCAAAATCAGATGAGTACACGCAGCAATCTGCACTAGCGTCATTGGCTGCATTAATGAGATTAATGGGGCCAGAATATTTAAGTCCGTTAAGATATAAAATCCTAGCCACTTTGAGAACTTCATTAGCATTCAAGAGACCAGGATTCGGGCCTCTTCTATGCGATGCATGGGACGCATTCATTCATAAGTATGTGAAATGAAACATGATATCGTACAATGTACATTacaacattattattgttttacttTTCCAGTATAACTATTAAAGAACTAGGTCCGCTCCTTCCAACTATATGCATATCATTAATATcattgttaaacatttatcCTGAAAAAATCATTGCCATGTTGAAGTTCCTCGTTATCGCATGCAATGAAGAAGATTCCAATCACACTGCAGAATTATTCTTCATAGACGATGTAGATATTCCTGACGAAATTGCTACTGCAATTAAGGCGCGCGTTTTACAAGCCAGGTAAGCACAATATATTTCACACgtatctaatataaaatattccgtttactgattatattttattctttcagaCCCAAAGGTTTTGAagcaaatctaaaattatgGCTGAAACGTATCACACATGAAACAGATGAAGTAAGGTCTAGAGCTTTAAcgtatttgcaaaaattcctGGCAGAACATCGTAGCCAATTAAATCAAATGATTCTGACTGAAACGGATATTCATCCGCTCATAGTTGAGGTAAAATTACCTGATGAAATCATAGATGTAATGATCACAAAcggtataaattaataattttttagttgttAGATACGTTGTTAATTGGATGTCAGCATAAAGATGAAAATATACGCTTATTATACGGAGAATGTTTAGGCGAATTAGGTGCCATTGAACCGAGTCTTTTACCACGCCGAATAATCTCTAGAGGTACTATTATCAGAATACAATAAGAATCTaacgtatttataataatattattttaattatagatgATTGTAAATTTATCTCCGATATGAATGAAGAATTCGCCTGTGCTATGCTCTTTGAACATGTGCGAGCCTTTCAAATGCAAAACAGTAGTCACAGTATGGATTGCTTCTCACTTGCCATTCAGGTCTCTATTTTAATAGTGTATAAtcattatgtataaatatatatatatgtattttcttctttttgaaaatatgtacTTTCATATaggaaattttaaaagcatACGAGATTACACCCCAAGGTAAAAACAGTGAACTATGGAACAATTTACCATTGACAACGAGGCAAATCATTTTTCCCTTTTTGACGTCACATTACAAAATAGCAGCCGTGAGTGACGACAAAATGTTTCCTCATCCTATTTATGGGTAAATACTGAATGCAATCTTGATTTCTTGTAAATTGCGTTATATTGATGTCTGATTTTGTTCCTGTAGTTCTGAAGCTGGTTCATCTGTTGAAAATTGGGCATATAGTTGGCTCTGTAGtatgttcaaaaatattcaCGATGAAAGGCTCAATAGTGTACTGCGTGCGTGCAAATTAGCCTTGAAAAGggacataaaaatattaacattttgtcTGCCACATGTTGTGTGTAAGTAGATGAAAAAGATAATTTGAGAAACCTCTGTCATATACGTGTAATTTCTCTTTACCAGCGTACATCATAACAAATGGCACAGAACAAGAACACATAAAAATACGAGAGGAAAtgttgacaataattgatgTCAGGAAAAAGCCTACTCTTGATTCTGAATTGTCCCGTCACCGACCTCTTAGAAATGGACACAGCATTAAAGCAGATGACACAAGAATTTCAGAGGAAACTAGACGCACGCGTTGTGCACAGGtatataaatctaataaaacaatattgttgtcgttctttgaataattggttttcaattttttgacaGGTCGTATTTTCAGTATTAGATCATTTACAAAGATGGTTGTGGGAGCAAAGGCTGGATCGTAGTCATAAATATAAAGCAGTCGAAAGTAGGtcatttaatatgaattattaaatgtcaAATGTTCATATAACTACtgatatgtaataatattttagactTCTGCAAAAAATTGGATTCGCTGATAGTGGCTGAAGGTTGTTATCAGTCTAGAGAATATCATAGAGCTCTAATGTATTTGGAGAAGTACATGGCTTCATCCAATAAAGGGTTGTCTGAACCCATGGAAGGAGGACTGCTAGCTGTAAGTAAACCTTTGATGGATAGTATTCTAGAaagttttaatgttattttttttattttagaaaatatatgcaCAATTGGATGAGCCAGATGGTATATCTGGTATACTAGCTTCTCAAGATCACACACCAACAGTTCAACAATTAATCTTGGCTCATGAAGTTAATGGGCAGCTTCAGGTAACAGGATTTATGTTTGATGATATTCATATTcctgtatttataaataattaaatttacaggACGCAGCTACATGCTACGAAAGACTAGCTCAAAAGAAAGCATTAAAACATACCTATCTACAAGGTATGATTCAATGCTATCTTGGTCTTGACCAGCCATTCACAGCGAAACATATTACCGAAGGAGTTTTGAGCAGCAGgtgattatataaaaatattaaataattaattcatttaacacatattttattttcatttcagacCAGAATTGGAACCACTAATGATCGAAAATGAGCCTTTCTGGAGATTAGCTCATTTTACCAGACTGGATGATACTCCACAGAAGAACATAAAACATAGTCTTTTAGAAGATCTTAAGCAAGGCATAAAGCCAGacttattatcattaaaacAAAACTTAGTAATGCTATTGGAAGATGCATCACGCCCCGGAGCTTACCAACAATGTTACTCCTACATTATGAAGTAAGTGATTTTAATGTTAGAAAACTTTATGGAATAtcacattgaaattttttatgattCAAAACAGATTGCACATATTGAATGAGTTCGATAAGGCAGTGTCCACGATGATGACGAACGTAGACCAGCTTCCACTGATATTCGAAGAGTGGGAGAAGCGTGGTCAGCTTGTTAGATCTTCTCGTGGAGTGGAATTTGTATTAAGCATGCGTAGAGCCACTCTAGACTTAGcagttcaattaaataaacaagtcAATGACAGAGACAATTCTGTTCTTAAACaggaaattggaaaaatttggCTCAAGAGCGCCAAAATTGCGAGGAAGTACGAATTTTGTTGAATGAATTagaatcattttcttttttcccgtatcttaaaattgttttgtctTGTTAGGAGAGGACTTCATCAACAAGCATACATGTATATTCTCTCAGCTAGTGATTCCTGCCCGTTACAACAGCTTTACATTGAACAGGCTCAATTGTATTGGCAAAAAGGCTGTCAAGAAGATGCTTTCACGACATTAAAACGATGCTTCTCAAACTGTTTCCAACCATCTACATACTACAGATCATTGTCATCTTCAGAATGCGTTGAAGAAAGGAAACAATGTGCAAAGGTTTGCATGCAACAGATTAAGCTAGTACTAAGtgttcatattatattaatcttcaTTTATCTACAGGCGAAACTTCTGTATGCAAAATACAATGATGAAACTGTGAACGTAGATACTGATGctaatattatgaattataaagaGTCTATCGAGGTTTGGAGAGAATGGGAGAAAAGTTTACTTTCCTGTGCTCAGTATTATGAATCCGTTATAGATAGGTTGTCTGATGAAGAAAAGGACAAGAAAGGACGGTAATATCATCTTGAATTTTACGCGAAAATAGTTAtggaaaagtaatttaatcaGGCAAAACTGTTCTAGGGATTTACAAGTGCATACCATGAATTTCTATGGGAAATCGCTTCAGTATGGTTGCAAATATATTCATCAATCTATGCCGAGAATGTTGACTATCTGGCTAGATTTTGCTTCTCGTGTAACGTCACGGTCCAACCATTATGTAAacgatgaaattgaaaagtttcgACGCGAtgcgttattaaaaatgacgaaaatCATGGGTAGGTATAAAAGTAAAgtttagaaaattagaaaaatattaattactgatttttacaatatagaAGTGTACCAAGAACGACTACCGATATTTATGTGGCTGACTGCGTTCAGCCAACTTGTATCTCGAATATGCCATCCATCGACAGAAGTGCAAAATACTCTTCATACGATAGTAGTGAAGTTAATTTTTGCTTATCCTCAACATTGCTTATGGATGATGGCATCAGTTATTAATGTGAGTTCTTAAATTGCAAACGACTTAAATGGATATtgaatagatatatttttccagTCCTCTTATCCTGCGCGACAAAGACGTTGTCAAGCGATTCTAAATCATTCCAAACTAAAAACAGGAGAGATGCTGAAACTCATCAAGGACTTCCACAAATTGTGGGAGAGACTCATTGAGTTGTCTAATAAATCAATACCGGATGTGAGTAAAGAATGCATTCTGTTTAGTCTACTGAAGTATTATTTACCTTATTGATTTTGCAACAGGGTGTCCTGAACACTACAGTCAGCAACTTATCGCGAAATCTACCTCGTTTATTGTCGACTAAAGACTTCAGCCCAATTATGATGCCAACAACTAAATTTAAGCAGCTTCATTTACCCTCTAAAGGTGTATCACTAGAGAACCATAATCCATTTTCATcgtaagtaaataaatttgtataaaattaaatataacatcccttagtactatttattatctagAAATTGGGTGCATATATCTGGAATAGAAGAAAATGTAGCTGTTATGCCGTCTCTCCAGAGACCACGACGCATTACGTTGATAGGATCAGATGGTAAAAAGTACCTATTCATGTGTAAACCAAAGGACGATTTACGCAGGGATTTCAGATTAATGGAGTTCAATGACATAGTAAACAAGTATCTACAGAACGACCCAGAATCTCGCCAAAGGAGGCTGTACATTCGAACATATGTAAGTTTACAAAAAATATGAGAGATACGTAATTTCTCAAACATATTTTTCCCTTCAGAGTGTAGTACCCTTAAATGAAGAATGTGGTTTAATAGAATGGGTACCAAATCTAGTAGGCTTTAGGCCGgtcataattaatttgtataaagaaaGGGGTATCGCTACTTCAAATAGAGAACTCAGAAGCATGTTATGCGGTAAGTAGTGATCTCTTAAGAATATCTTATGATTAGAACAAAATTACTTATCTGATTGATGAATTACAGCATTAAAAGATCCTctggagaagaagagaaaagtgTTCCTAGAACAACTTCTGCCGCGACATCCTTCTGTTCTTGGTGATTGGTTTCGTCTTACATTCCCTGATCCATACGGATggtaaaatttgaattaatcaTACATCGAATATAATAACTTACTACTTCGGCGTAAAACATagtaaattcgtaaaatagGTATGAGGCGCGTACCGCATACATTCGAACCACAGCAGTAATGTCCATGGTGGGATATATCCTTGGCTTAGGAGATCGGCATGGggagaatatattatatgattctAAATGTGGTGATTGTGTGCACGTGGATTTCAACTGTTTATTCAACAGGGTACAGGCATCATGCAATttaaatactatacatatgctcattataaataacgattggatatttacaaaatcgaATCTTAATTATCAGGGAGAATTATTTGATTGGCCAGAGCGAGTACCATTTCGTTTAACGCATAACATGGTGGACGCTATGGggccattaaaaattgaggGACCATTTAGACGTGCTTGTGAGACTACTATGAGGGTTCTTCGACAACAATCTAGTACGTTATTAAGCGTACTCACACCGTTTGTTTATGATCCACTTGTCAGctggaataaaaatcaaacatGCGAGGGAGGtgaaaaaacaaatgaaaaggTAAAGACACAGTAAGCCTACGAATTGCATAGcgtaaaatacaatatcaatGTTTTAGGCTGTGGAGCACATAAAGAATATAGAACAGCGATTAAAGGGCTTGATTCGATCCCATggaaagaaattagaaaacatTGCGCTAAATCTGAGCGTTGAAGGACAAACAAATCATCTGATTTTGGAAGCAACAAATTTAGATAATCTTTGTCAAATGTATTTTGGTTGGGGTGCGTACATGTAATGAGTGTACAACAGGATACTTGACCATTCAAcgtttgtatataatatagttattcgtcaaatatttctaattataaaaatcaattcttgaTCTTAAGCTTCCACACCAAAGCTACGGAGCATCATGAAATATGATACCGCAGTACTGAGAGTCtggaaaatgtataaaaataatgtatgtaACGTTTGTACATCACAAGCAGTAtcataacattaaaaattttatatatttttatacgtagatatataaatcaatttttaccgCACTGAAGTTTTCTAAATGCATAATGTATAACTTCCCTGCTGTAATGTAACTAGGTTTTTGCGAACGTAACATGATCATCCATGTTTCACacctaataaaatttgacacTCTGTACCattgtatagaatatacaGCTTGACGTATGTCACTACTCTGTTAGAAGAAGTAAtagtttcaaattaaaaatattattttgtatagaataatatgatTCACGTTAACTTGGAATTCATTTTACCTGAGAGATTAACATATCCCCAGGCAAACAGAAAAGCAGTAATTGGAACACTGCCATTATTAAATGTGAACCGTATTTCATTAACTTAGATTGATCCATTAACGTCTATAATCAGAGTAGTCTATAATAATTAGCAAGATATACTCtatattcaaagaaattttaaaattgtcctCACTGTAGAAACTTGTAAACCGACAAAACAGAATATAAGACTACTGGTCAGAGTTTGCAGTAACAGCATCagatgaaaattttgttccatATTATCACAAAACCTAAATTTATTAGactaaataagaaattaacttGCATACAAGTATTAAGTTAACTTACCAAAGTATCACTTGATGATGCTTAATAATGTGCGATATTTGAATCTTTATTCTATATGAAATTGCACTTATgctttctgaattattttttaaattattcaactataagacattatatttttttagttcGTTGTTTAATTGGGGCGTAACATAAATGATGTTATACGTACACAGTAAATATCTGAGTCTACTTGCTTTAAATTCGCTTTAAGTATTTGAAAATGGCCACATGTGTGAAGCAAAGCACTTGCAATTAAAGTATCAGTTGCAAGAATCAGCAAACCACAAATACTTGTTGCTATCATTTGAGATATATAAACTATctacatgtacatataattaaattggattttgtaacaatatatctacaataaaaataaaaatggcaaagTATACCTCATAGTACGGAAAGTTATAAAAAGTCAAAGGATACATTGCAACAAAgggaaaattttttagaacagttgtactattgctcgaagcaaaaattatattagtaattatatcAATGATAGGCACACTGAAGAAAAGTAGTaaagcattaaatattaaaaatagatatccCCTCGTAACGTTTTTAGCACGCCTgaaacagtttattaaaaataatatatttaaataatgtacaacACTTTTCAATACTAAGAATCATTTACATTGCATATTCCTGTAAGTGTTTAAAAACACTAATTTCTCCTAATCTCCAATAATCTGTTAGCATGAAGTCAATAAGAAGTTccaatttttttctcttaaaaaaCCAGATTAAGGACTTTAATATACCAAGCAATATTGTCAGTAAAGTAGAACTGCAAAGAAATAGTGATTACTGATTTAATTCagcataaattaatgttattaattacaacCAACCTTGTTTCCAAAAGATCGTTCAGATTATCGCGATTTTCATTAACGTATGCTACTAATGGTATAACTATAAGTATAACGGAACTAATGCATATAGCATATCTTAAAACATTTATTGGATAAAGTCCAACAAATTTGAGAACAAACAGGTTTATGAATATATAGTTTTCAacattcattatattttaatttttaaaaactagtTTGTGAAAGTAACATTCTTTGGACACTTTAAACTTCATTTGCCACTATGAACATGCTTTAGCAAATAGCGTATAGCCGTTTTCCAAATGATTcttaatattgaattgtagCAGCACTCCAAAccaatttgaatttcatctATATTTCAGACTAATTTCAAAGTCTAGTACGAACTTCATCTACTTCATCATTAGTGCAAATTGTACTGCCTGCTTTGATCTTGTGACAACGCCATCAATACAAAGCTCATTAGCtatgtttaaattaaaggtttcttttcaaattataccTTCTAGTCATATATTATTCACATACAGTCTTTACTGTGGCACATCACGAATAATGACAAGGAAGAAACACTTTCAAAGCAAAACTATACGTTGCTGTAGTGTTCTTTGAGAGTTCAGCTTTACTTCAACAAAAGATACTTGTGGTAAAAGGATACAGCATACACATCAATGTTAAAGATTTGTATTTTCCACGgtaagtttttataaaaattctaatacaaCTTTGTATACAccatttcttataaaattttattgcgttTATGTGGTgcatcgataataaataaaactttcacTTTGACTGTATAATTTACATGTCATTGTTCAATATCActtataagtaaaatatacttaTCTTAGGTCAAGATCTAAGATGCATTACTTTTAAACGAATCTcagaaaatgtgaaaattttCACTGTATATGTATCTTTTAATCTGTGTAAACGTGATCTTTCAAACTTATTTGttaagaaaagaaactttCAAGGAAATGTTTGTACAAATATGAACGACATTATAAAGACAAaggtaaatgaaaataacttattaatttatggaCACTTTCGTTCTACTTGACTCTTTCCGCTCTCTTCGTATTCTTGACTGGAAATCCACATTTGCTGAAAAGTTCCAATCGAAGCTAATATAGATCCACCGATCCAAGCTCCGAATCGTCGTTCAGCGCAGCCGTTCAcactaattaatttcaatctcATACTAGACGGTATTCTCATAGACAGGTCTCTATTTAAACGCTCTGGGAAGCCCTGCaaacgtaataaatttaaGCAAACGTGatcaagatatttttaaagcatTATACAATCATAATAGTTTCATCGTACTTGAATGAATGAATTTCCGCCTGTAACAACGACACTTCCATATAGAGCTGGCCTTACATCAACATCACACATACCGACACTGGTTTGTACAATGTGTCCTACTCCTAGCATAGTATTGCCAACCATACCACCCCGCATTTGCACCATACTAGGATCAAAAAGAGCTTCCGGTATACGAAATCTCTCACTTCCAAAAtccttgaaatattattgtttgtcAAATAGAAGTACTTATGTAGATAATTGTAatgttagtaataaatatttcttttatatactTGATGGTATCCAGTTGGAAATTCATACTGGACTGCAGGAATTGTGGAAACTATTTTCTCATCATATGGAGTTTCTGATACTTGTAATACAGTGGCTTGAAAATCTTGGATAAGTTTTTTTACCATATAATTATGCCAGGATTTAGTAACTTCTGGCAAACCTTTCTTTTTAACCCACCGAGGTTTGTCATGATCCTTAACAACTTCTTTACTGCCCACCATATAAGAAGGAGACAGGTCTATATCATTAtcctgttattatttaaagaatattattatttaattttcttaaattataaaacagtatttttaaatatgctCATACCTGAAGAAATTGCCTACACTGCATGCTAATATAGTCACCTCCAAGAGGGGATTTAACTATTGCTTGTGTTAATACAAAACCATCTTGAACAGGTACAGCAGAAGTATGTGTTGCCCCACTGTCAACAACAATACCAGTAGCTCTACCATTTGCAAAAGCAGCAAGTACTGCATTCTTTACCAAAAAATATGCTGGTACATTGTACTTTTCAAACATTAATTCAGTTAGTCTTTCTCTTTTACTACGAACATTCCATGGTGATTCAGAAAACAATACTGGATGATATTCTGCATCTGACTGAATTACTTTGGAGTAAGTATAATCTAAAACctattaattatagttttattttatttattatataaaactaaaaattttgaattaaagatatatttttgttacctTTTCAAAATGATCCCAATCCTCAATCATACCCTCTTTCATGTAACTTACAACTTCCATATTCTTTCGTGGAACATGTAATATAGTagtatcaatataatatttggtCCCAGATTGTGTGATATTATTATCCGG includes the following:
- the LOC144469366 gene encoding serine/threonine-protein kinase ATR; the protein is MEVNDNSIILQSSSSITVADSVWKFINSPIIAIFSDLKNATAEQMLRSLLESILKGSATLTTVLIPPYTNGLQNDLLQCQYAAFTTWLFGTMFYVVGEPLSNEILANSIEIQACMLRILSRHHITMFEIISNEYMNILQEILEFYKSNGDVEELKLAKFNADKEIIENLDLQAFPVTIMYSNVPQIQMSILKIIEKTGVSVWNGTALSDIMMKMLIVSVPHVKIMVLNICTKLIESSLMNRGEVENLILHFIEIVKIIPAWLSSRELQANQLHQFVQILTRFIQSSPIFPNNIELCFQIGHLVVHELIKYRDNVKVTEKLKEIICHKIKQYFTKEPRVCTLSEAKEFISYFEYYPDFIIIFNHCILTEIRRNFSKNNLVSEFCEPWKLVRTELISAAKSGKLEKCVHILKASDILQCWLRELKLSMNLYANDDLDDILQIFIQNLRSGQCQQSKIIFECFIHMVGHNEANKDVLHKLLALPIITHTEMSTEIINNHVKEAAESLDIATKLRCLEAFCEFGNGMEALNMLNNCVSSGRTDLTVAAVQNSVLLLKNGETKFEDIARYILQPALQSKKENVHEELVNVLGKTSCYLSGHADFVREADNTKWKIQCKCCTDNVKSDINPYVYYVSNEYDCLLSSYFSLLSSKFHSVRLCISKNILSFSNHINSFNKHEITKVWCLYIEDENSITRFNIATAIKGILNNEINVAKKSVVSIEYDVPASLDEFVDLIINTMANALMKALENSNHALQETVLLTARNFASIQLYTAERQILNLFLISILYSTSSPASVAFATTAYSNYAKLLNVSTKVLYVKYKKDFLKVIMQCAVHNFIKYSYNVATSIHRVAKCIGYEGSRQLLRKDGHYAVSFLLSFGVDPPNVKTLLRDIAELVSMDEKQMLKEYFPYICSYAFLNMSLATAAECLRLVSNITQMNLSVLTRQSFMGIFEEFMLNFHESPEKVIGLLKIISDYDSSSEKNYITHKGIKSYLNLRLHGILVNFDIKLGSKSDEYTQQSALASLAALMRLMGPEYLSPLRYKILATLRTSLAFKRPGFGPLLCDAWDAFIHNITIKELGPLLPTICISLISLLNIYPEKIIAMLKFLVIACNEEDSNHTAELFFIDDVDIPDEIATAIKARVLQARPKGFEANLKLWLKRITHETDEVRSRALTYLQKFLAEHRSQLNQMILTETDIHPLIVELLDTLLIGCQHKDENIRLLYGECLGELGAIEPSLLPRRIISRDDCKFISDMNEEFACAMLFEHVRAFQMQNSSHSMDCFSLAIQEILKAYEITPQGKNSELWNNLPLTTRQIIFPFLTSHYKIAAVSDDKMFPHPIYGSEAGSSVENWAYSWLCSMFKNIHDERLNSVLRACKLALKRDIKILTFCLPHVVSYIITNGTEQEHIKIREEMLTIIDVRKKPTLDSELSRHRPLRNGHSIKADDTRISEETRRTRCAQVVFSVLDHLQRWLWEQRLDRSHKYKAVENFCKKLDSLIVAEGCYQSREYHRALMYLEKYMASSNKGLSEPMEGGLLAKIYAQLDEPDGISGILASQDHTPTVQQLILAHEVNGQLQDAATCYERLAQKKALKHTYLQGMIQCYLGLDQPFTAKHITEGVLSSRPELEPLMIENEPFWRLAHFTRLDDTPQKNIKHSLLEDLKQGIKPDLLSLKQNLVMLLEDASRPGAYQQCYSYIMKLHILNEFDKAVSTMMTNVDQLPLIFEEWEKRGQLVRSSRGVEFVLSMRRATLDLAVQLNKQVNDRDNSVLKQEIGKIWLKSAKIARKRGLHQQAYMYILSASDSCPLQQLYIEQAQLYWQKGCQEDAFTTLKRCFSNCFQPSTYYRSLSSSECVEERKQCAKAKLLYAKYNDETVNVDTDANIMNYKESIEVWREWEKSLLSCAQYYESVIDRLSDEEKDKKGRDLQVHTMNFYGKSLQYGCKYIHQSMPRMLTIWLDFASRVTSRSNHYVNDEIEKFRRDALLKMTKIMEVYQERLPIFMWLTAFSQLVSRICHPSTEVQNTLHTIVVKLIFAYPQHCLWMMASVINSSYPARQRRCQAILNHSKLKTGEMLKLIKDFHKLWERLIELSNKSIPDGVLNTTVSNLSRNLPRLLSTKDFSPIMMPTTKFKQLHLPSKGVSLENHNPFSSNWVHISGIEENVAVMPSLQRPRRITLIGSDGKKYLFMCKPKDDLRRDFRLMEFNDIVNKYLQNDPESRQRRLYIRTYSVVPLNEECGLIEWVPNLVGFRPVIINLYKERGIATSNRELRSMLCALKDPLEKKRKVFLEQLLPRHPSVLGDWFRLTFPDPYGWYEARTAYIRTTAVMSMVGYILGLGDRHGENILYDSKCGDCVHVDFNCLFNRGELFDWPERVPFRLTHNMVDAMGPLKIEGPFRRACETTMRVLRQQSSTLLSVLTPFVYDPLVSWNKNQTCEGGEKTNEKAVEHIKNIEQRLKGLIRSHGKKLENIALNLSVEGQTNHLILEATNLDNLCQMYFGWGAYM